The nucleotide window AGACTCTACAGTCCTTCGGATCATTAAGAGACTTTGCTCTACTGTCACGCCTTTCTTTAAGGCCAGTTCATTGGCTCTGGCGATGACAGGACCATCTGCCACAGGGTCAGAAAAAGGGATCTGGATTTCCAGAAGATCAGCCCCCGACTCCAGAATTTGTGAGGCAATTTTTTCACTACTTTCCAGATCGGGAAAGCCCGCTACGATATGCATCATGAAGCCTGGTTTTCCTGAAGACTTGATGCGGTCCAGCTGATTATTTAATTTCTTCATGATGTCCCTGAGCCTTTTTTCATGTCTGCAAGCTCATCAGATAAAAAGGATTGAAAGCCTGAATCTCCCAACTCTTTGGTCACGATGAACAAGTCTTTGTCTCCCCTGCCTGAGCAATTGAACACAATGATTTGCTCCTGGGTCAGAGTCGGGGCCAACTTGATAACTTCTGCCACTGCATGGCTGGATTCCAGGGCAGCAAAAACACCTTCTGTTTGAGCTAAGCGTTGATAGGCTGATATGACATCTCTGTCCGTTGCATAAGAAAATATCACCCGCTTGGTTTCCTGGAGATAAGCGATTTGTGGACCCACGCCAGCATAGTCCAATCCAGCAGAAATGCTGTGGGTACTGGAGAGCTGGCCATCGCTATTTTGTAGAAAATATGATTTGAAGCCCTCGGCGACACCTATAGAGCCTCCCTGAAAACGGGCAGCATGTTCCTGACCTTCAATACCCTTCCCCCCGGCTTCCACTCCAATCATGGTGACGTTTTTATCATCCAAATAATCGTAGAACAAACCAAGGGCATTGCTTCCGCCGCCGACGCAGGCAATCAGGTAGTCCGGTGACCCTCCTGTTTGTTCCTTAATTTGAGTCCGGACCTCTTCGCCAATGATTTTCTGAAAGTAGGTATTCATGGCGGGATATGGATTGGGACCGCAGACTGTCCCCAGCAGGTAGTGGGTGTCTTCCGGGTTGGCTATCAAATCCCGCAGGGCGGCATTGATGGCGTCTCTCAAGGTTTGATCGCCGTCGATAACTGGAATGACAGTAGCTCCCAGCTGCTCCATCCAGAAGACATTTGGACGTTGCCGCGCATAGTCTTTTGCGCCCATGTAAACGGTGCAATCAAGACCAAATTTTGCACATACAGTAGCTGTCGCCAGACCATGTTGCCCTGCTCCTGTCTCAGCAATGACTCGTTTTTTACCCATGCGTTTGGCAATGAGAGCCTGTCCCAGACAATGATTTATTTTATGAGCACCTGTATGTAACAGACCCTCATTCTTCATGAAAATCTGAGCACCGCCCAGCTTTACGGAGAGGTTCTCGCAGTGGTATAAAGGGGTTGGTCGGCCTGTGTAGTTCCTGTGCAACTTCTGAAGCTCCCTGACAAAATTTTCATCTTCAGCAGCCTCAAAGAAGGCATCGCGGAGATCATCCATGATGGGGACAAGAACTTCTGGAACATAGCGTCCGCCAAAAGCACCAAAATGTCCATCTTTGTTAATGAGTGTCGTTTTGAAATCCATGATCACTCCCCTTTAATCGCTTGAGCAATGCTATCAATTCTATTTATGTCCACCTTATCACCGGTTTCGATACCAGAGGCAGCATCCAGACCCGCCGCTTCGGGAAGGATTGACAATATCATCCTGGCGTTTTCCGGGTCAATACCTCCAGCAACCAGAAATGGTTTGGATGGTTTCAAGTCGTTGATTTTAGAATAGTCGTAACCCAAACCCGACCCTGGAATGGCGCCATCGATAATAAACATGGCAACATCCTGGCTGTACGAGTCTATCAAATCTACATCAGTCATTTTCAGGGTCTTGATGACAGGCAAGCTCATCTGCTGACAGTATTCCACGGATTCAGAACCGGAGAGCTGGACGAAATCCAAGCCAGCCTCCCTGGCGATTTGATTCACTTCTGCAGCCGTCTGGTTTTGAAAGATCCCTACGCTGTAACTAAGCTTAAGCGAGGCTGTGATTCGCCGGGCGATTTCGACATCGATCTGCCGTTTGCTGCTGGGCACAAAATTAAGTCCGATGAAGGCTATATTGTTTTCATCACAGTATCTGGCGTCTTTTATACTCCTGATCCCACAGGCTTTAAATTTTTTCTTCGGGGTTTTAATCTCTTGAATGGCCCGGCCCATATCTTTGCTGCGCATAATGGAGCTGCCAATGAGAACTGCCTTGGCAAAGCCCTGGAGTTGATTGGCGCTGACCGGTGAGTAACCGCTTTCTGCCATCGTTATTTTTGTGTCTGGAATCCCGGGATACAGTCGGATAAAGGTTTTTGTATCCACTTCAAAGGTATGGAGATCGCGATTGTTGACGCCAATGATTTCCGCTCGGGTTTTCAGGGCAATCTCCAGCTCCTCTTGATTATGCACCTCAACTAGGGCATCCATATCAAGTGATCTGGCGACCTGGATAAAGCGGTCTATTTGTTCCTTTGTGAGAAGTGCTACGATGAGCAAAATTGCGTCTGCCCCATAGTGGCGGGCGAGATAAATCTGGTATTCATCAATAAAGAAATCCTTCATCAACAGGGGAACCCTGTGAGTTGCTGACCGGGCCTGTTTGAGGTTTTCCAGCGATCCTTTAAAATATTTTTTATCGGTGAGAACTGAGATTGCGTCTGCGCCTGACTGCTCATAAATACTGGCAATT belongs to Candidatus Neomarinimicrobiota bacterium and includes:
- the trpB gene encoding tryptophan synthase subunit beta encodes the protein MDFKTTLINKDGHFGAFGGRYVPEVLVPIMDDLRDAFFEAAEDENFVRELQKLHRNYTGRPTPLYHCENLSVKLGGAQIFMKNEGLLHTGAHKINHCLGQALIAKRMGKKRVIAETGAGQHGLATATVCAKFGLDCTVYMGAKDYARQRPNVFWMEQLGATVIPVIDGDQTLRDAINAALRDLIANPEDTHYLLGTVCGPNPYPAMNTYFQKIIGEEVRTQIKEQTGGSPDYLIACVGGGSNALGLFYDYLDDKNVTMIGVEAGGKGIEGQEHAARFQGGSIGVAEGFKSYFLQNSDGQLSSTHSISAGLDYAGVGPQIAYLQETKRVIFSYATDRDVISAYQRLAQTEGVFAALESSHAVAEVIKLAPTLTQEQIIVFNCSGRGDKDLFIVTKELGDSGFQSFLSDELADMKKGSGTS